In Camelus dromedarius isolate mCamDro1 chromosome 24, mCamDro1.pat, whole genome shotgun sequence, one genomic interval encodes:
- the TVP23A gene encoding Golgi apparatus membrane protein TVP23 homolog A isoform X2 — MFSDWRNNPTFPFGELVAVPARHPLATFFHLFFRVSAIVTYVCCDWFSRSFVGCFVTVLLLLSFDFWSVKNVTGRLMVGLRWWNQIDEDGKSHWIFEARKVSPNNTAATEAEARVFWLGLIICPMIWIVFFFSSLFSLKLKWLALVIAGISLQAANLYGYVLCKLGGESDISKVTASFLSQTVFQTASPGDLQKPGLEGLEIHKH; from the exons ATGTTCAGTGACTGGCGGAATAACCCAACCTTTCCCTTTGGGGAACTGGTCGCTGTCCCTGCCAG GCACCCGTTGGCCACTTTCTTCCACCTGTTTTTCCGGGTGAGCGCCATCGTCACCTACGTGTGCTGTGACTGGTTCAGCAGAAGCTTTGTGGGCTGTTTTGTCACCGTGCTTCTCCTCCTGTCCTTCGACTTCTGGTCAGTGAAG AATGTAACCGGACGACTCATGGTGGGCCTTCGCTGGTGGAACCAGATAGATGAAGATGGGAAAAGCCACTGGATTTTTGAAGCCAGAAAG GTCTCTCCAAATAACACGGCTGCCACGGAAGCGGAAGCAAGGGTCTTCTGGCTCGGCCTCATTATCTGCCCGATGATCTGGATCGTGTTCTTCTTTAGCTCCTTATTTTCCTTGAAGCTCAAGTGGCTG GCCCTCGTGATAGCTGGGATCTCTCTCCAAGCCGCGAACCTGTACGGCTACGTCCTGTGTAAGCTGGGAGGCGAGAGTGACATCAGCAAGGTCACAGCCAGTTTCCTGTCCCAGACGGTGTTCCAGACG GCCAGCCCAGGCGACCTTCAGAAGCCTGGCCTCGAGGGCCTGGAGATTCACAAGCATTAG